One window from the genome of Pyxicephalus adspersus chromosome 6, UCB_Pads_2.0, whole genome shotgun sequence encodes:
- the HMGCR gene encoding 3-hydroxy-3-methylglutaryl-Coenzyme A reductase codes for MLSRLFRMHGQFVASHPWEVIVGTVTITICMMSMNMFTGNDKICGWNYECPKFDEDVLSSDIIILTITRCIAILYIYFQFQNLRQLGSKYILGIAGLFTIFSSFVFSTVVIHFLDKELTGLNEALPFFLLLIDLSKASALAKFALSSNSQDEVRENIARGMAILGPTFTLDALVECLVIGVGTMSGVRQLEIMCCFGCMSVLANYFAFMTFFPACVSLVLELSRESREGHPIWQLSQFANVLEEEEDNKPNPVTQRVKMIMSLGLVLVHAHSRWISQPPSQNSTSIQDNKVSLGLDDTLPKRIEPNMPLWQFYLSRMVTMDIEQVITLGLALLLAVKYIFFEQTETESTLSLKNPITSPVKMQKKAVEGCYRKEPVVEKSAQEVKIEDDSSKVEKEAVIKPLPLDTTVTKLNFVLGDSPSQDSSSSEEEKEIKFDIPEEPRPIDECVRILKNPEKGAPYLSDEEVIRLVNAKHIPAYKLESMMETPERGVAIRRQMVSQKLPMSSALQNLPYKNYNYSLVMGACCENVIGYMPIPVGVAGPLILDNKEFQVPMATTEGCLVASTNRGCRAIQLGGGARSRILADGMTRGPVVRLPTACDAAEVKTWLDSPEGFKVVKDAFDSTSRFARLGRLQTTVAGRNLYIRFQSKTGDAMGMNMISKGTEKALSRLQEEFPEMHVLAVSGNYCTDKKPAAINWIEGRGKSVVCEAIIPANVVRDVLKTTTAALVDVNISKNLVGSAMAGSIGGYNAHAANIVTAIYIACGQDAAQNIGSSNCITLMEATGLTNEDLYISCTMPSIEIGTVGGGTTLAPQQACLRMLGVQGASTEYPGKNACQLAQIVCGTVMAGELSLMAALAAGHLVKSHMVHNRSKINLQDLPGTCTKKAA; via the exons ATGTTGTCCCGATTGTTTCGCATGCATGGCCAGTTTGTGGCTTCCCATCCATGGGAGGTCATCGTGGGTACTGTGACTATCACTATCTGCATGATGTCAATGAACATGTTCACCGGGAATGATAAGATCTGTGGATGGAACTATGAGTGCCCGAAGTTTGACGAA GATGTTTTAAGCAGTGATATCATCATCTTGACCATAACACGCTGCATTGCAATTCTGTACATCTACTTCCAGTTCCAGAACCTCAGGCAGCTTGgatctaaatacattttag gCATTGCTGGGCTGTTTACCATCTTCTCAAGCTTTGTCTTTAGTACTGTGGTGATTCATTTTCTAGATAAAGAACTGACTGGTTTAAA TGAGGCTCTTCCATTCTTCTTGCTGCTGATAGATCTCTCCAAGGCCAGTGCATTAGCTAAGTTTGCCCTGAGTTCAAATTCACAG gatgAAGTGCGTGAGAATATTGCTCGTGGTATGGCCATTTTGGGGCCCACCTTTACTCTGGATGCTCTTGTTGAATGTCTGGTTATTGGTGTGGGTACAATGTCAG GTGTGCGCCAGCTGGAGATAATGTGCTGTTTTGGTTGTATGTCCGTCCTAGCAAACTACTTTGCTTTCATGACTTTCTTCCCTGCTTGTGTGTCCTTAGTCTTGGAG CTATCCAGAGAAAGTCGAGAAGGCCATCCCATCTGGCAGCTAAGTCAGTTTGCAAATGTgttagaggaggaggaggataacAAACCAAACCCCGTAACACAGAGAGTGAAAATGATCATG TCTTTAGGCTTGGTTCTTGTTCACGCCCACAGCAGATGGATAAGTCAACCTCCTTCTCAAAACAGTACATCTATTCAAGACAATAAAGTTTCCCTTGGCCTGGATGACACTCTCCCAAAGAGGATCGAGCCCAACATGCCTCTCTGGCAGTTCTATCTTTCTAG AATGGTCACCATGGACATAGAGCAGGTCATAACTTTGGGTCTTGCTCTTCTCCTGGCTGTTAAGTACATATTCTTTGAGCAAACTGAAACCGAATCAACCCTTTCCTTGAAGAACCCGATTACTTCTCCAGTGAAAATGCAAAAGAAAGCGGTGGAGGGATGTTATAGAAAGGAACCAGTGGTAGAAAAGTCAGCACAAGAAGTTAAAATAGAAGATGACTCATCAAAGGTTGAAAAAG AGGCAGTTATAAAGCCACTTCCTCTGGATACCACAGTAACTAAGTTAAACTTTGTTCTGGGTGATTCGCCATCACAAGACTCCTCCTCAAgtgaagaggaaaaagaaatcaAGTTTGATATACCAGAAGAGCCACGACCCATTGACGAATGTGTTCGCATTCTTAAAAATCCAGAA AAAGGTGCTCCATACCTGAGTGATGAAGAGGTTATTCGACTAGTGAATGCTAAACACATCCCAGCCTACAAGTTGGAGTCCATGATGGAGACCCCAGAAAGAGGAGTTGCTATCCGCAGGCAAATGGTATCTCAGAAACTCCCAATGTCATCTGCCCTTCAGAATCTGCCTTACAAAAACTATAACTACTCCTTG GTTATGGGGGCTTGCTGTGAGAATGTTATCGGATACATGCCCATCCCTGTTGGGGTAGCAGGACCTCTTATCTTGGACAACAAAGAATTTCAGGTCCCCATGGCTACAACAGAAGGCTGTCTTGTGGCCAGTACCAATCGAGGCTGCAGAGCAATCCAG CTGGGTGGAGGTGCTCGCAGCCGCATCCTTGCTGATGGAATGACTCGAGGGCCAGTGGTGAGGTTGCCAACAGCTTGTGATGCAGCTGAAGTGAAAACCTGGTTGGACAGTCCTGAGGGCTTTAAAGTTGTCAAGGATGCTTTTGACAGCACAAGTCG GTTTGCCCGACTTGGGAGACTTCAAACCACTGTAGCTGGGCGTAACCTTTATATTCGTTTCCAATCAAAAACAGGAGATGCTATGGGAATGAACATGATCTCGAAG GGTACTGAAAAGGCATTGTCTAGATTGCAAGAAGAGTTTCCTGAGATGCACGTGCTTGCTGTTAGTGGCAACTACTGTACAGACAAAAAGCCGGCTGCCATCAATTGGATAGAGGGCAGAGGAAAGTCTGTTGTGTGTGAAGCTATCATTCCAGCTAACGTTGTACGAGAT gTACTGAAAACAACAACTGCTGCATTAGTGGACGTCAACATCAGCAAGAATCTGGTTGGCTCTGCCATGGCTGGTAGCATTGGAGGTTACAACGCACATGCTGCTAACATTGTGACTGCGATATACATCGCTTGTGGACAG gATGCTGCTCAGAACATAGGAAGCTCCAACTGCATCACTTTAATGGAGGCCACTGGTCTTACTAATGAGGATTTATATATCAGCTGCACAATGCCTTCTATAGAAATTGGAACTGTGGGAGGAGGAACCACCCTGGCCCCTCAACAGGCTTGCTTACGG atGCTTGGAGTACAGGGTGCAAGCACAGAGTATCCTGGTAAAAATGCATGCCAACTTGCACAAATAGTATGTGGCACAGTAATGGCAGGAGAACTTTCCCTCATGGCGGCCTTGGCAGCTGGGCATCTAGTGAAGAGCCATATGGTCCACAACAG GTCAAAAATAAACCTTCAAGATTTGCCAGGCACATGCACAAAGAAAGCAGCCTAA